One Sagittula stellata E-37 genomic window carries:
- a CDS encoding aspartate/glutamate racemase family protein yields the protein MRILLVNPNMTQAMTDTMTDIARGLAGDRAEIVPLTATTGFPYIASRAEAQVAGGIALGMIAEHIAGVDAVVIAAFGDPGLTAAREVFDVPVVGMAEAAVLTAAMLGERLSIVTFSPVMTRWYADCVRATGLGARFAGVRTPDAHGGDVANAAQNMRAELVTLARRAVSEDGADVVILGGAPLAGLAPEVAGEIPAVVIDPIAAAVAQAMTLASLRLRLEGRACKPVAKESVGLPPALSRVIAHEAAV from the coding sequence ATGCGCATTCTGCTGGTCAATCCCAACATGACCCAAGCCATGACGGACACCATGACGGACATTGCACGTGGCTTGGCCGGCGACCGGGCAGAGATCGTGCCGCTGACGGCAACGACCGGATTTCCCTACATCGCCTCGCGCGCAGAGGCTCAGGTGGCCGGGGGCATCGCGCTCGGGATGATCGCCGAGCACATCGCGGGCGTCGACGCCGTTGTGATCGCGGCCTTCGGCGACCCGGGGCTGACCGCCGCGCGGGAGGTTTTCGACGTGCCCGTCGTGGGCATGGCAGAGGCCGCCGTCCTGACCGCCGCGATGCTGGGGGAACGTCTGTCCATCGTCACGTTCTCGCCGGTGATGACGCGCTGGTATGCCGACTGCGTGCGGGCGACCGGGCTGGGCGCGCGCTTTGCAGGTGTGCGCACGCCGGATGCGCATGGGGGCGACGTGGCCAATGCGGCACAGAACATGCGGGCCGAACTGGTGACTCTGGCGCGGCGCGCCGTGTCCGAGGACGGCGCTGACGTGGTGATCCTTGGCGGCGCGCCGCTCGCGGGGCTCGCGCCCGAGGTCGCCGGAGAGATCCCGGCCGTCGTCATCGACCCCATCGCGGCCGCCGTGGCGCAGGCCATGACGCTGGCCTCCCTGCGCCTGCGTCTTGAGGGCAGGGCGTGCAAGCCGGTCGCCAAGGAGTCTGTCGGGCTGCCGCCTGCGCTGTCGCGTGTGATCGCGCATGAGGCGGCGGTCTAG
- a CDS encoding SDR family NAD(P)-dependent oxidoreductase translates to MQLKDRVAIVIGAGAIAEGIGIGRAISMGLAREGAFVVAADDNEDAAARTVDLIRDEGFAAEAAVVDVLDDASVERLVEGVADRHGRIDILHCNVGLGKSGPSGQTTPADWRRISDANLTSLHVAAQAVLPHMRAQGRGVITVTSSIASIRNVGYPHLAYSATKAGANQFARALAVELAPENIRVNAIIAGLIDTPRIGITLANSYGDKSEQEMRAARARQCPMGRMGSAWDIAEAAVFLASDKAGYITGSEMIVDGGLSASIRQVVDG, encoded by the coding sequence ATGCAGTTGAAGGATCGCGTCGCAATCGTCATCGGCGCCGGTGCAATTGCCGAGGGCATCGGGATCGGCCGGGCCATAAGCATGGGTCTGGCGCGCGAAGGGGCCTTTGTGGTCGCCGCTGACGACAACGAGGATGCAGCGGCGCGCACCGTCGACCTGATCCGGGACGAAGGCTTCGCGGCAGAGGCAGCGGTCGTCGATGTTCTGGACGACGCAAGCGTCGAGCGGCTGGTGGAGGGCGTGGCCGACCGGCATGGCCGCATCGACATCCTGCATTGCAACGTCGGGCTCGGAAAAAGCGGACCGTCCGGCCAGACCACGCCCGCCGACTGGCGGCGGATCAGCGATGCCAACCTGACGTCCCTTCACGTCGCTGCGCAGGCGGTTCTGCCCCACATGCGCGCTCAGGGCAGGGGGGTCATCACCGTGACATCCTCCATCGCGTCTATCCGCAACGTGGGCTATCCGCACCTCGCATACTCGGCGACCAAGGCCGGGGCCAATCAGTTCGCGCGGGCGCTGGCGGTGGAACTGGCCCCCGAGAACATCCGCGTCAACGCGATCATCGCCGGTCTGATCGACACGCCGCGCATCGGCATCACGTTGGCCAACAGCTATGGCGACAAGTCCGAGCAGGAGATGCGCGCGGCCCGTGCCCGGCAGTGCCCGATGGGGCGCATGGGCTCGGCCTGGGACATCGCGGAGGCCGCGGTCTTCCTGGCATCCGACAAGGCGGGCTACATCACCGGGTCCGAGATGATCGTCGACGGCGGACTGTCCGCCAGCATCCGGCAGGTGGTGGACGGCTGA
- a CDS encoding ABC transporter ATP-binding protein, translating into MALDQGKPVSRYLDVVGVEKSFKGTRVMSDMNFRVNRGELVSLLGPSGCGKSTLLRIVAGLLEADDGSVVLDGRDITRIPAHKRNVSVVFQNYALFPHLTVAENVAFGLRARGMAKGDTGAPVAEALSLVRMTEFADRPIAALSGGQQQRVAVARALVVGPDLLLLDEPFSALDRKLRETMQVELKSLLLDRGITAIFVTHDQEEAMGVSDRIAVMNSGRIEQFADPSTLYARPTSPFVMDFVGLSTRVTGTVAEQAGGTITVDTPYGALRAKSEAAVGTRVLLGVRPELISVGEGENTIPARLADVMVLGSKTVLHGAAQEGDRVLCELPGIRSGLTRGQEVMLGWSVDDTLAYEVAA; encoded by the coding sequence ATGGCTCTGGATCAAGGCAAACCGGTTTCCCGCTACCTCGACGTCGTGGGCGTGGAGAAATCGTTCAAAGGCACACGGGTCATGTCCGACATGAATTTCCGGGTGAACCGGGGGGAGCTTGTGTCTCTCCTCGGTCCCTCGGGCTGCGGCAAGTCCACGCTGCTGCGCATCGTCGCCGGTCTGTTGGAGGCCGACGACGGGTCGGTGGTGCTGGATGGCCGCGACATCACGCGCATCCCCGCGCACAAACGCAACGTGTCGGTGGTCTTTCAGAACTACGCGCTGTTTCCACACCTGACCGTGGCCGAGAACGTGGCCTTCGGGCTGCGCGCGCGCGGCATGGCGAAAGGCGACACCGGCGCACCGGTGGCAGAGGCGCTGTCGCTCGTGCGCATGACCGAATTCGCCGACCGGCCCATCGCGGCGCTGTCGGGCGGGCAGCAGCAACGCGTCGCCGTGGCGCGCGCGCTGGTGGTCGGCCCCGACCTTTTGTTGCTGGATGAGCCGTTTTCGGCCCTCGACCGCAAGCTGCGCGAGACCATGCAGGTCGAACTGAAGTCCCTGCTGCTGGATCGCGGCATCACCGCCATCTTCGTGACCCACGACCAGGAGGAGGCGATGGGCGTCTCCGACCGGATCGCGGTGATGAATTCCGGCCGGATCGAACAGTTCGCGGATCCCTCGACGCTCTACGCCCGGCCCACGTCGCCTTTCGTGATGGACTTCGTCGGCCTGTCCACCCGGGTCACCGGCACGGTGGCCGAGCAGGCCGGAGGGACGATCACGGTCGATACGCCCTACGGCGCGCTACGAGCGAAGAGCGAAGCCGCCGTCGGTACGCGGGTCCTGCTGGGCGTCCGGCCCGAACTGATCTCCGTCGGCGAAGGAGAGAACACCATTCCCGCACGGCTGGCCGATGTCATGGTGCTGGGCTCGAAGACCGTGCTGCACGGCGCGGCGCAGGAGGGCGACCGGGTGCTGTGCGAATTGCCCGGCATCCGCAGCGGCCTGACGCGCGGACAGGAGGTCATGCTGGGGTGGAGTGTCGACGATACCCTGGCCTACGAGGTCGCGGCATGA
- a CDS encoding allantoinase PuuE gives MNDRRDFKGYFGAEPAPCWPDGKQLAVSFVVNVEEGAELSIGDGDPRNESTYEIREEVEGAPDPCMETHFAYGTRQGYARIAGAFDSYGVKATFSTCGRVAERSPWLMRDIVARGHEVSCHGWLWQRHAHMTRTEEEAIIERTHAAIKAACGVAPVGWHTRSAPSVNTRDLLIGRGDFLYDSDVYDDDIPRMAGGHVILPYAFDTNDMRFSPGGGFVQARDFSDYVIGAFDRLLAEGEGAARMMSIGLHLRLIGRPGRIGGLEDVLAHICAHDDVWIAPRREIAACWAEAQRAEA, from the coding sequence ATGAACGATCGACGCGACTTCAAAGGCTATTTCGGCGCCGAGCCCGCGCCCTGCTGGCCGGACGGCAAGCAGCTTGCGGTGTCTTTCGTGGTGAACGTCGAGGAGGGGGCAGAGTTATCCATCGGCGACGGCGATCCCCGCAACGAAAGCACCTACGAGATCCGGGAAGAGGTGGAAGGCGCGCCCGACCCCTGTATGGAGACGCACTTTGCCTACGGCACGCGGCAGGGTTATGCGCGCATCGCCGGGGCTTTCGACAGTTACGGTGTCAAGGCGACCTTCTCGACTTGTGGCCGCGTCGCGGAGCGCAGCCCGTGGCTGATGCGGGACATCGTGGCGCGCGGGCACGAAGTGTCCTGTCACGGCTGGCTCTGGCAGCGCCACGCCCACATGACACGGACCGAGGAAGAGGCAATCATCGAGCGAACCCACGCCGCGATCAAGGCGGCCTGCGGCGTTGCGCCGGTCGGCTGGCACACGCGCTCTGCACCATCGGTCAACACCCGCGATCTGCTGATCGGGCGTGGCGATTTCCTATATGACAGCGACGTCTACGACGACGACATACCTCGGATGGCGGGTGGCCATGTGATCCTACCCTATGCCTTCGACACGAACGACATGCGGTTCTCGCCCGGCGGCGGGTTCGTTCAGGCGCGGGATTTCAGCGACTATGTGATCGGCGCCTTCGACCGGCTTCTTGCCGAAGGCGAAGGCGCGGCCCGGATGATGTCCATCGGTCTGCACCTTCGCCTGATCGGGCGACCGGGCAGGATCGGCGGGCTTGAGGACGTGCTGGCCCACATCTGTGCGCATGACGATGTCTGGATCGCCCCGCGCCGCGAGATCGCCGCCTGCTGGGCCGAAGCGCAGAGGGCAGAGGCATGA
- a CDS encoding amidase yields MNAMDLSASDFAARVRAGELSPAQVAQAARARVAERDPALNAMTVLNPALDDEAAEVAARLAAGEDLPLAGVPVVIKDNIWVRGLPVTQGSRLFADFVAPEDARAVSRLRAAGAMILGIAACSEFACKGVTNTPLHGKTRNPVDTKLTTGGSSGGPVAAVAAGMAPLALGTDAGGSSRRPPAHTGLYGFKPTQDLVPYGPGFDEPVDGISAICPMARTLDDIELAMSVLADLRPGIPMPGPYVWSADFGHGQPLDADVATSFETFVRGMVASGGEMTEAAPDWGGLTGGSVMALQHAGLARLFGPAWKKDPSVFDSDIAGQIETGMALRAATLAEAQRASARIGAILNGFLDRYGIVMVPTTPCPAWPVDQLAPTEIGGQPCAPRDHAAFTPQANHAGCPALTVPFARTRAGLPIGLQIMAPRGRDADLLATARTITAALARNTHERAT; encoded by the coding sequence ATGAACGCCATGGATCTGTCGGCCTCGGACTTCGCCGCGCGAGTCCGCGCCGGAGAGTTGTCGCCAGCCCAGGTGGCGCAGGCCGCGCGGGCACGGGTGGCGGAACGCGACCCGGCGCTGAACGCGATGACGGTTCTGAACCCCGCGCTTGACGACGAGGCGGCGGAAGTCGCTGCCCGCCTTGCCGCAGGGGAGGACCTGCCGCTGGCCGGCGTGCCGGTGGTCATCAAGGACAACATCTGGGTCAGGGGCCTGCCGGTTACACAGGGGTCGCGGCTGTTCGCGGACTTCGTGGCGCCCGAAGACGCCCGAGCCGTGTCGAGACTGCGTGCAGCGGGGGCGATGATCCTTGGCATCGCGGCTTGTTCGGAGTTCGCCTGCAAGGGCGTGACCAACACGCCCCTGCATGGCAAGACCCGCAATCCGGTGGACACGAAGCTCACCACCGGCGGATCGTCCGGCGGGCCGGTCGCGGCAGTGGCGGCGGGCATGGCGCCGCTGGCCCTGGGCACGGACGCGGGCGGATCGTCCCGGCGTCCCCCGGCGCACACCGGTCTTTACGGGTTCAAGCCGACGCAGGATCTTGTGCCCTACGGACCTGGCTTCGACGAGCCGGTGGACGGCATTTCTGCCATTTGCCCGATGGCCCGTACGCTGGACGATATCGAGTTGGCGATGTCGGTCCTTGCCGATCTGCGCCCCGGCATCCCCATGCCCGGCCCTTACGTCTGGAGCGCGGACTTCGGACACGGGCAGCCGCTCGACGCGGATGTCGCGACATCCTTCGAAACATTTGTCCGTGGCATGGTGGCGTCCGGGGGCGAGATGACCGAGGCGGCCCCCGATTGGGGAGGGCTGACCGGCGGGTCCGTCATGGCTTTGCAGCATGCCGGTCTTGCGCGTTTGTTCGGCCCGGCGTGGAAGAAGGACCCGTCCGTCTTCGATTCCGACATCGCCGGTCAGATCGAGACCGGCATGGCCCTCCGTGCCGCGACCTTGGCCGAGGCGCAACGGGCCTCGGCGCGCATCGGTGCGATCCTGAACGGCTTTCTCGACCGGTACGGTATCGTGATGGTGCCGACGACGCCCTGTCCCGCCTGGCCTGTCGATCAACTGGCGCCGACGGAGATCGGCGGCCAGCCCTGTGCGCCGCGCGACCACGCGGCCTTCACGCCGCAAGCCAACCATGCGGGCTGTCCGGCGCTGACAGTCCCGTTTGCCCGGACACGTGCCGGACTGCCCATCGGGCTCCAGATCATGGCCCCAAGGGGGCGCGACGCCGATCTGCTCGCGACCGCACGGACCATCACGGCCGCCTTGGCCCGCAACACGCACGAAAGGGCCACTTGA
- a CDS encoding ABC transporter permease, with translation MTARIDRIALLAVPGLAYLAVIYALPLLMLLAKSVQTAEGFSLAEYRAFFADEYNLRVLWRTLRVAALTTLLALAIAYPTAFVMSRAKGPWLTVFLVAMVLPMSLGVVVKAFAWSILFRANGFINTSLQWIGLTEKPVRMLFTETALVIGAANVFLPFMVLPIYAVVRQLDRGLPEAAVSLGAGPFFRFFNVTLPLTLPGVVAGSAFTFSMAISMYVIPSLIVGERQQTLSMLIARSFLYLRNEPLGSTISAVLLAIAIFVVVFSSWLARRLGART, from the coding sequence ATGACGGCCCGTATCGACCGTATCGCCCTTCTTGCGGTTCCCGGGCTGGCCTATCTTGCCGTGATCTACGCGCTGCCCCTGCTGATGCTGCTCGCCAAGTCGGTGCAGACCGCCGAGGGCTTCTCGCTCGCGGAATACCGCGCCTTCTTTGCCGACGAATACAACCTTCGCGTCCTGTGGCGCACATTGCGCGTGGCCGCTTTGACCACGCTGCTGGCGCTCGCCATCGCCTATCCGACCGCCTTTGTCATGAGCCGCGCCAAGGGGCCGTGGCTGACCGTCTTCCTCGTGGCGATGGTGTTGCCCATGTCGCTGGGCGTGGTGGTCAAGGCCTTCGCATGGTCGATCCTGTTCCGCGCGAACGGTTTCATCAACACGTCGCTGCAATGGATCGGCCTGACGGAAAAGCCGGTGCGGATGTTGTTTACCGAGACGGCCCTGGTCATCGGCGCGGCGAATGTCTTCCTGCCGTTCATGGTGCTGCCGATCTACGCCGTGGTGCGCCAGCTTGACCGCGGCCTGCCCGAAGCTGCGGTCTCGCTGGGTGCCGGGCCGTTCTTCCGGTTCTTCAACGTCACGCTGCCGCTGACCTTGCCGGGTGTGGTGGCCGGATCGGCCTTCACCTTTTCCATGGCCATCTCGATGTACGTGATCCCCTCGCTGATCGTGGGCGAGCGCCAGCAGACGCTGTCCATGCTGATCGCCCGCAGTTTCCTCTACCTGCGCAACGAGCCGCTTGGCTCGACCATCTCCGCCGTGCTGCTGGCCATCGCGATCTTCGTGGTCGTGTTCTCCAGTTGGCTGGCCCGGCGACTGGGGGCACGTACATGA
- a CDS encoding ABC transporter permease: MTQTDRIFRTLSWIVALGCVVFLMLPIFITVAASFSASPVYTLPPPEWSLRWYASLERRSGLWDAVVLSLNLAFVSTLISLVLGTLASIAVTRGNFRGREAIATFAVSPLMMPGLVVGVALLQFFREIGLRDAYVSLLLGHIVITLPFVMRTLLASMAQFDFSMIDAARTLGLSYPKAILKVLVPSLAPAYLTSGLFAFLASMDNYPISIFLTDARNKTLPIKMLQYLEEQPDPSLAAMSSGLILLAILVLVFGARTVGLNRMIQG, encoded by the coding sequence ATGACGCAGACCGACCGCATCTTTCGCACCCTTAGCTGGATCGTCGCCCTCGGCTGCGTCGTCTTCCTGATGCTGCCGATCTTCATCACCGTGGCGGCGTCCTTCTCGGCATCGCCGGTCTACACGCTGCCACCGCCGGAATGGTCGCTGCGTTGGTACGCCTCTCTTGAGCGGCGCTCGGGCCTGTGGGATGCGGTGGTGTTGTCGCTGAACCTGGCCTTCGTCTCGACGCTGATCTCGCTGGTGCTGGGCACGCTCGCCTCCATCGCGGTCACGCGCGGCAACTTCCGTGGACGGGAGGCGATTGCCACGTTCGCCGTCTCGCCGCTGATGATGCCGGGGCTGGTGGTGGGTGTCGCGCTTCTGCAGTTCTTCCGCGAGATCGGGCTGCGCGACGCCTATGTCTCTCTGTTGCTTGGGCATATCGTCATCACGCTGCCCTTCGTGATGCGCACGCTGCTGGCGTCCATGGCGCAATTCGATTTCTCGATGATCGACGCGGCGCGCACCCTGGGCCTGAGCTATCCGAAGGCGATCCTGAAGGTGCTGGTGCCCAGCCTTGCACCCGCCTACCTCACCTCCGGCCTGTTCGCCTTTCTCGCGTCGATGGATAACTACCCGATCTCCATCTTCCTGACCGACGCACGCAACAAGACGCTGCCGATCAAGATGCTGCAATACCTGGAAGAACAACCCGACCCGTCGCTGGCGGCCATGTCTTCCGGACTGATCCTGCTGGCAATTCTGGTGCTGGTCTTCGGCGCGCGCACGGTCGGTCTGAACCGCATGATCCAGGGATGA
- a CDS encoding amidohydrolase family protein: protein MAFHLKNVTLVTHGAPVRTDADIVIGENGIVTGIGTGLATPEGAEVADARGSLCLPGFVNSHNHSPLMIVRGMVEDRGFAPAYIPGVPQGHWLSEEETHALARLGVLEMLMAGATTIVDYYRCPEALARAADEMGMRAMVGGRVIDMDTAALAEGRFERAPALGDETLRAALDLVEKWDGHDRIGTILAPHAPDSCSRDMFTEFRALAERTGKQVHTHLSQSQMEVDQILAREGMTPTEFLDDVGLLSPDLIAAHCIFMSDSDIARFGAAGGVVTHAPIGNASFGAAAPIKALRDAGAAITLCTDTKSADMFEAMRMAIATARWRAGMSFDLDAAEVFGWATAGGADALKVHAATGRLTVGDPADLILLDPLAPNLRPVIDGVGVVVHSGSAGNVTDVMVQGEWLVRDRKPTRVDAAEVVAEAQRVAKGLWARAAAA from the coding sequence ATGGCATTCCATTTGAAAAACGTCACGCTCGTGACTCACGGCGCACCCGTCCGGACGGACGCGGACATCGTCATCGGCGAAAACGGCATCGTGACGGGAATCGGTACCGGCCTAGCGACGCCCGAGGGCGCAGAGGTCGCCGACGCCCGGGGGTCGCTGTGCCTTCCCGGATTTGTGAACAGCCACAACCATTCGCCCCTGATGATCGTGCGCGGCATGGTCGAGGACAGAGGATTTGCCCCCGCCTACATCCCTGGCGTTCCACAGGGGCACTGGCTGTCAGAGGAGGAAACACACGCGCTCGCACGGCTGGGCGTGCTCGAAATGCTGATGGCGGGGGCCACCACCATCGTCGACTACTATCGCTGCCCCGAGGCGCTGGCCCGCGCCGCCGACGAGATGGGCATGCGCGCCATGGTCGGTGGCCGGGTCATCGACATGGACACGGCCGCCCTTGCGGAAGGCCGTTTCGAACGCGCGCCTGCGCTTGGAGACGAAACCCTGCGCGCCGCACTGGACCTTGTGGAGAAATGGGACGGGCACGACCGGATCGGCACCATCCTCGCACCGCACGCGCCGGACAGTTGCTCTCGGGACATGTTCACCGAATTTCGCGCCCTCGCCGAGCGCACGGGAAAACAGGTGCACACCCACCTCAGCCAGTCGCAAATGGAGGTGGACCAGATCCTCGCCCGCGAAGGCATGACCCCGACCGAGTTTCTCGACGACGTGGGGCTGCTGTCGCCCGACCTGATCGCCGCGCATTGCATCTTCATGTCCGACAGCGACATCGCCCGCTTCGGCGCGGCGGGTGGCGTCGTCACGCATGCCCCTATCGGCAACGCCAGCTTCGGCGCAGCCGCACCGATCAAGGCGCTCAGGGATGCCGGGGCAGCGATCACGCTGTGCACGGATACCAAATCGGCGGACATGTTCGAGGCCATGCGCATGGCCATCGCCACCGCCCGCTGGCGCGCGGGCATGTCGTTCGACCTGGATGCCGCCGAGGTCTTCGGCTGGGCCACGGCAGGCGGCGCAGACGCGCTCAAGGTTCACGCGGCCACCGGGCGACTGACTGTCGGCGACCCGGCGGATCTCATACTGCTCGACCCGCTGGCGCCCAACCTGCGCCCGGTCATCGACGGGGTAGGCGTCGTGGTGCACTCCGGATCGGCCGGCAACGTGACCGACGTCATGGTTCAGGGAGAGTGGCTGGTGCGCGACCGCAAACCCACCCGCGTCGACGCAGCCGAGGTCGTGGCAGAGGCACAGCGCGTGGCAAAAGGGCTCTGGGCCCGGGCTGCGGCGGCCTGA
- a CDS encoding extracellular solute-binding protein yields MTQIQKAGLTRRSLLRTSALAAVGTLAAPSILRAQSSEIVIGCAGSHTAWMEQIVVPHMKEAIGADILFEGTKSSVNLEKMASNKDAPYLSVVQMDDPVMIQAVEADLLTPITPDAVPNMTDLRADAVHMDGMWCNYVQPWAGVAYNTDYAEGVPSWEALWAPENAGQVIIPSLQNTEGMWTMFVAAMLGSGKPFSEAQYEVDAAFAKLEELKPNLLSVYTTMSQAFNLLEQGEISMLAGNFSSYTLPRKAEGVPVDLAAPKEGIFAMPSGICLVKGGPNPELAQAYVNEMLGETMQAAIADFASSVPANTTVKAGAVIPDGVPIYSPDWAFVAENRRAWIERFDKLMAL; encoded by the coding sequence ATGACACAGATTCAGAAAGCCGGGCTGACACGCCGCAGCCTGCTGCGCACCTCCGCCTTGGCCGCCGTCGGCACGCTGGCGGCGCCCTCCATCCTGCGCGCCCAGTCGAGCGAGATCGTCATCGGCTGCGCGGGTTCGCACACCGCCTGGATGGAACAGATCGTCGTCCCGCACATGAAGGAGGCGATCGGCGCGGATATCCTGTTCGAGGGCACGAAGTCCTCCGTGAACCTCGAAAAGATGGCGTCCAACAAGGATGCGCCGTACCTGTCGGTGGTGCAGATGGACGACCCGGTGATGATCCAGGCGGTCGAGGCCGATCTGCTGACGCCGATCACGCCCGACGCCGTGCCGAACATGACCGACCTGCGCGCCGACGCGGTGCACATGGACGGTATGTGGTGCAACTACGTGCAGCCCTGGGCGGGCGTCGCCTACAACACGGATTACGCCGAGGGCGTGCCGTCGTGGGAAGCGCTCTGGGCGCCGGAGAACGCCGGGCAGGTCATCATTCCATCGCTGCAGAATACCGAAGGCATGTGGACCATGTTCGTCGCCGCGATGCTGGGATCGGGCAAGCCGTTCTCCGAAGCGCAGTATGAGGTCGACGCGGCCTTTGCCAAACTGGAGGAGCTGAAGCCGAACCTGCTGTCGGTCTACACGACCATGAGCCAGGCCTTCAATCTGCTGGAGCAGGGCGAGATTTCCATGCTGGCGGGCAACTTCTCGTCCTACACGCTGCCGCGCAAGGCAGAGGGCGTGCCGGTCGATCTCGCCGCACCGAAAGAAGGCATCTTCGCCATGCCGTCGGGCATCTGCCTGGTGAAGGGCGGGCCGAACCCGGAGCTGGCACAGGCCTATGTCAACGAGATGCTGGGCGAGACCATGCAGGCGGCGATTGCCGACTTCGCGTCGTCGGTGCCGGCCAACACAACCGTCAAGGCAGGCGCCGTCATCCCGGATGGTGTGCCGATCTACTCTCCAGACTGGGCCTTCGTCGCCGAGAACCGCCGCGCGTGGATCGAACGCTTCGACAAGCTCATGGCGCTCTGA
- a CDS encoding GntR family transcriptional regulator, producing MVDEIEGIWAPDAPTATAQWVADILRDRIVKGVYAPGSRIVERKISAELDVSRTPVREALKLIDADGLIAISRNKGAQVLQYGAAEALELFDVIASLESLAAERLAETIDEGALDTLEEMHDRMMTYHKIGNHADYFDTNSEIHDFIVACSGNGIVFETHRRLMARARRGRFLAIMKPERLTEAVSEHEVLMQALRQRDTERAARIWRQHLLHTGQTVAALL from the coding sequence ATGGTCGATGAAATCGAAGGCATATGGGCGCCGGACGCGCCGACGGCGACGGCACAATGGGTGGCCGACATCCTGCGCGACAGGATCGTCAAGGGCGTCTACGCGCCGGGATCGCGCATCGTCGAACGCAAGATCTCTGCCGAACTCGACGTGTCTCGCACGCCGGTGCGGGAGGCCCTGAAGCTGATCGACGCGGACGGGCTGATCGCGATTTCCCGCAACAAGGGTGCGCAGGTGCTGCAATACGGCGCCGCCGAGGCGCTGGAGCTGTTCGACGTGATCGCCTCGCTTGAAAGCCTCGCAGCAGAGAGGCTGGCCGAAACCATCGACGAGGGCGCGCTGGATACCCTCGAAGAGATGCATGACCGGATGATGACCTACCACAAGATCGGCAACCACGCGGACTACTTCGACACGAATTCGGAAATCCACGATTTCATCGTGGCGTGCAGCGGCAACGGTATTGTGTTCGAAACGCATCGCAGGCTGATGGCGCGCGCGAGGCGCGGGCGGTTCCTGGCGATCATGAAGCCCGAACGCCTGACCGAGGCGGTGTCGGAGCACGAGGTGTTGATGCAGGCCCTGCGGCAGCGCGATACGGAGCGCGCGGCGCGGATCTGGCGGCAGCACCTCCTGCACACCGGCCAGACCGTCGCTGCGCTTCTCTGA